The Cloacibacterium sp. TD35 region AGCAATTGCCCTAGATTAAACAAAATACCACCTTCTTTTTTAGACTTTTTTTGCAGTTTGTAACCAGCATCATCCATTCTTACAATTAAAGCTACAATTCCGTAAACGCCAACTGTTGCTATAATTGAAACTAAAGTTACAGTGAGAATTTGTTGCAATAGGGGTTGATCTAATGCTGAACTTAGTGCAATAATTACAATTTCTAAAGACAAAATAAAATCGGTGGTAATAGCAGATTTTACTTTTGCTTTCTCAGCTGCGATAGGATCATCCATCACATCTAATGCTTCTTCGTGTTCTGTTTTGTAATCGTTTTTATGGAAAAAATATTCAATTATTTTTTCTACACCTTCATATGCTAAATATAGACCTCCTATTACTAGAATCACTTTTATGGCAATAGGGAATAGCCAGTTTAGTAAAAATATAATGGGTAAAATAATTAACTTGTTAATAAAAGAGCCTTTGGTGATAGCCCAAAGTACAGGTAATTCTCTAGAAGAAAGGAAGCCAGTTGCTTTTTCAGCATTTACAGCCAAATCATCCCCTAAAATTCCTGCAGTTTTTTTGGTTGCCAGTTTTGTAGTCATTGCTACATCGTCCATTAATGCAGCGATATCATCTAAAATTGCAAAAAAGCCTGAAGCCATAAGTGTTTAGTTATGTGTTTTTTTAAAATTTCTATTTATACTTTTGTAATCTATTATTAATTACATATCATATCTTGCAGTTGCACTGGTTCTTAAATCTGTAAATTCTCCACGTTCGAATTTCAGTTTTGCCACCATGGCAATCATTGCTGCATTGTCTGTAGTGTATTCAAATTTTGGGATGTAAACGTTCCATCCTAATTTTTCTACATTATTCTGCATGGCTTCTCTCAAACCAGAATTTGCAGAAACGCCGCCTGCAATCGCTACTTCTTTCACATCGTAATCTTTGGCCGCTTTTTCTAATTTTTTCATCAGAACATCGATTATGGTTTTTTGAACAGAAGCACAAAGATTTTCTACATTTTCTTGAATGAAATTTGGGTTTTCTTTCAGTTGTTTTTGAAGAAAATATAAAACCGAAGTTTTAATTCCGCTGAATGAATAATCGTAGTTTTCGAGTTTAGGTTTTCCAAAAGTAAAAGCATCAGGATTTCCTAATTTAGCGAGTTTATCAATAATTGGACCTGCTGGATAATCAAGGCCCATGATTTTTCCGATTTTGTCAAAAGCTTCGCCAGCAGCATCGTCAATGGTTTTCCCGATGATTTCCATGTCGAAATAATCTTTTACCAAAACAATCATGGTATGTCCCCCAGAAACGGTAAGACAGAGAAATGGAAATTTGGGTGGCATCGGATTTGCATCTTCGATAAAATGGCAAAGAATATGCGCTTGAAGATGGTTAACTTCAATCAATGGAACATCTAAACTCATCGCCAAAGATTTGGCAAAAGACGTTCCTACAAGCAGAGAGCCTAAAAGTCCAGGTCCGCGAGTAAATCCTATGGCAGAAATATCTTTTTGTTGTATATTTGCTTTAGTGAAGGATTTTTCCACTACAGGAATAATGTTTTGTTGGTGGGCTCTAGAAGCCAATTCTGGAACTACGCCACCATATTCTTGGTGTACAGTTTGATTTGCTGCTATATTAGAAAGGATTTTATTTCCGTTAATAATGGCAGCAGAAGTATCATCACAAGAAGATTCTATTCCTAAAATAATTGGTTCATTCATAATTAATGGCAAATTTAGAAAATAATAACTCCGAAAACAACAAACCAATTTCAGAAAAAGTTGGTGAAAAAATAACTGATGTTGCAGATGGCGTAAAACACACTATAGAACATCCTGTAGAAGCAGCCAAAGAAACTGTAGCTCAGGCTGTGGAAGATGTGCAAAAGTTTTCTTGGTGGGCCAAATTGTTTCTTTGGTTTGCTGCAATTGCATCTTTTTTGATTCTTACTTTTTTAATCATTATCAATCTTCCTGCAACCAAGGATTATGCAGCCAGTAGAGCTTTAGGCTTTCTAGAGCAAGATTTTGGGGTGAAAATTTCAAAAGAAAAAGTAGAAGTGAATATTCTAGGAGATGTTATTATACATGGCCTAAGAATTAAAGACGATAGAAATAATGATTTAATCTATGCTAGGCAATTTAGAGCAGATTCTGACTGGTTATCTATCTTAAAAATTGGAAAATCCAGACAGCTTGATTTTTCTACATTGACGCTATCTGAAGCAGAGGTAAAAGTAGTGACTTATAAAGGAGATTCTATTGATAACTTTGACCGATTTATTACCAAATTTGATGACGGAAAGCCAAGAGATCCCAAAAAACCTCCTTTCAAGCTCAATTCTAGGGTAGTTATTTTAAATTCTAAAATTTCTATCATCAACCAAAATTATGAAGGTGATGCAGGAAAATGGTTGCAGGCAGAAAATGTAAATCTTATTGCGCCGCATCTAAACATAGCAGGACCAGATATTACCGCCAGAATTAATAATTTTAGTTTTAAGACAAAAAGATGGGGGAAAGTACACACTTTAGATACTTTTTCTACAGATTTTTCTATGTCTAAGGAATTTTTGAGTTTAAAGGATTTAACACTTTATACCGATCATTCGCTTTTACAAGGTGACCTTACTTTTCATTTAGATAAAGAAACCAAGTGGCAAGATTTTAATAATAAAGTAGTTTGGGAAATGAAAATGAAGCGCGGAAGTGCTGTTTCAGGCTATGATATTTCCTATTTTGCTACCAAATGGGATAATTATACCGCCATCAATCTTTCGGGAGAGATGAATGGACCGCTGAATAATTTCAGACTCAATGATTTCCTTTTATCAGGAGAAAATGTAAATATTTATACGCCGAATACTAAGTTTAGAAATTTATTGAATGGGAATTTCAATATTGTAACCAATAATATTTCTACCAATTTTACTTATCCTGCTCTTCGAGCGATGGTTCCGAGTTTTGTTGCAGGAAAAATGAAAAACTTTGCAGACCCTTTCGGAAGAATTCAGTACAAAGGAGCGGTAGATGTTACGCCAAAAAGAGTTATTGCCAAAGGAAATGCCATTACAACTATTGGTAGGGCTACTGCAGATATTGTTTTGTCTGATATTGACCAGCAAAATCCTCGATATGTTGGAGTTTTAGATGTAAATGATTTTAATACTTCTGCGATTACTAAAAACAATGCGGTTGGTTTAATTTCTGGGAGATTTGATGTAGATGGAAGAGGTTTTGATGTCAATACTCTGACTTTAAGAACCAAATCTAATATTTCTAAAATTGATATCACAGGAAAAACGATTAATAATCTATATCTAGACGGAACTCTTGATAAAAAACAATATAACGGTATCATCACCATCAATGATGAAGAAGCAAAAGGAAAAATAATTGGAAAAATAGACTTTTCTACGCCAAGATTTTTTGCTGATATCAAAGGAAATATAGATTATCTTAATTTAAGTTATTTCGGAGTTCAAGGTAACGGGAAATCAGTTTTTAGTGGAAATGTAGAAGGTAAATTAGCATTCAAAGATTTGAATGATATGAATCTAGATGCGCAAATGAACAATGTAATTTTCTATGCAGGAGATCAAAAAATAGACGTTCCGAATGGTAGCGTAAAAGCCTACTTCGAAAATGGCAATAGAATTGTAAATGCAGACATTCCGAATGTGGTAAAAGGAAACATTTCTGGAAAATATAATTTGGGAGATTTAGGAAATATGCTCCAAAATGGGTTTGATAAAATTTTGGTCGGAAATCCACAAAGAAGATTGTACAAAGGTCAACAGTTTACTTATAATTTTGATGTGAGTCAAAAATTGGTGAATTATTTTGAACCGAATTTAAAAATTCCAGAAGGTGCTAAAATTGACGGTTCATATGACGGAAACACCAATGATTTAGTTCTGAACCTTAATTCGTCTTCGCTGAAATATATTTTAACTAAAAAACAAGAGATTTCTCAAGCAGACAGACTTTTGGCACAAGCAAATCCAGAATATAAATTAGACGAAAACAAGGTGACTAAAGATTCTGCGATGATTAATAATGTCATCATCAGAATCAATACGGCAAATCCTTCTGAGCAGATATTTGCCAATATTGGCAGGGTAGAATATAGCAAAAATGTATTGAGAGACGTTACGCTTACTGGTAGAAACGAGAATAATACATTGCTTCATTTGGCCGCGAATTTCAAACATGGAACACTACAAGATGAAGAAAATGAATCCATGAAATCTTATGTCATAAACATTAACCAGGGCGTAGATCTCAATGGTGATTATGTTATAAAATTTGAGCCAACAGAACTGAAATTGAACAATTTTATTTGGAATGTAGATACCTCACCAGAACTCAATCATAGTATAACTTATCGAAAAAAAACAGGTGATTTCCTCATCAACAATCTTCGATTGTATTCTGATGAAAGCGAATTGTTTGTTAAGGAATCGACTTATAAAGATGCTAAAGATTTCACAGCAAATATAGATGTGAAAAATGTGGAAATTTCTAAAATCTTAGATTTATTGCCAAGTCAAAAAGGAAACCTTGATCTAAAAGGAATTGCCAATGGAAACATACAGTTGAAAATGAGCAAAACCAGCTTTGAACCTTTGATTGATTTAGAGATTAAAGACATTTTCTTGAGCGGAAAAAAAGTGGGAGATATGGTGATATCTGCTGATAATAGTGATCAACTTAATGTTTTTGATATCAATGCGAAAATTCTTTCTTCAGAATTTTTAGGAAAAAATCAATTAGAGGTTAAAGGAACGGTAGATAATAATACTGCTTCTCCTACCTTGGATTTGACCGCAGATTTACAAGAATTTAATCTAGGTTTTGTTCAGGCTTTTGTAACCAATATTTTCTCTAATTTCCGTGGAAAAGCAACTGGAGTAGTTGCGATTAATGGTCCGTTAAACGACATTAATTACGGTGGAGATATTGCTTTAAAGGATTTTGGTCTGAAAGTGAATTTTAACGGAGTAGATTATACCTTTGCAGATGCCACTGTCTTGTTACAAAACGGAAACATCTTAGTTACAGAACCCGTAAAAATTAAAGATGGCAGAAATAATTCTTCTGGAACGCTTTCATTGGCACAAATTAATTTAAGCAATCTTTCTAACATCGGAGCCAACGTCTTAATTACTTCTGATAACTTGATGCTTTTGGATACCAAACAAAGCGATTTTGATTTATTCTGGGGTAAAATTTATGGAAAAGGAGACTTATTCGTAGGATTTGATAACGGAAAACTCAGTATTACTGCTGGTAAAGATACACCTACAGATTCAGAAGCTTTCCAAATTTTGAATAACAGCATATTCACTTTAAATAGTAACACTACCTCTTCTGTAGATGAGTTTAAAATGCTGAGATTTTTGAAAGAAGATAAAACAGGTGTGGTAAGTATAGATGAAGGCACTAGAAAAGGAGTTAATATGGATATAAACATTCTTTTGAGTGTTAATAAAGGTTCTACTGTAAGTGTTTTGGTGGGAGATGATATCGGTGATATTGTAGTAAGGGGTAATTCGGATAAATTAAAATTTGTAATGAAACCAAACGGTAGAATTTCTCTAGACGGTACGTATTCAGTAGATAATGGGACCTATATCTCTAAGGCTATTCTAGAAAAGACCTTCCAAATTGATAAATTTAGTAGCATCTCATGGGATGGAGACCCATTTAATCCAGCCTTGAATATTACCGCAAATTATTTTAGAACAGTATCTAATGCCACAGAATATTTAGGCGTAGGTAATTTGCCGCCGATTAATGTGATGCTCCAAACGAAAATTACACAAAACCTCAAAAACCCAAAAATTGAGTTTGATGTACAGGCACCAGATGTTTCTTCTCAGGTAAAAGAAGCATTGACGGTAAGAATGAGTAATAATGACGAAAAAACCTTGCAGTTTGGTTCTGTACTGCTTCTTAATAATTTTAATACTTCTAGTACAGGTGGATTTGGAAATATCAATATCGGGAATGTAGGTTCTGATTTGGGGTATAATTTGGTTTTAAAGCAATTAGGTAACGTAATCAATACGATTAGTGAACAGTTTCAAATAGACCTTAATTATATTAAAGGAGATCAAGCTTCTAATACTGTAGATAGAGCTAATATTGGTGGTAATTTTATTCTTTCCCCAAGAGTGACCTTGAAAACAGGTTTTGGTATTCCTGTGGCTAAAACGGATAATATGTCTGGGAATTATCTTTCTGGTGAAGGGATTATAGAATATGATGTTTCTAAGAAAAATGATGGTTCATTAATCCTTAGAGCTTATTCTAAACCATCTAACTTAGGTCTAGGAAACACATTTACTTCTACTGCAAACCAAACTTATGGAGCAGGGGTGGTGTATAGTAAAAGCTTTAATAATCTTTTCAAAAAGAAAAATAAATCTAAAGATTCATTAAAAAATTCTAACAAAAATAAACCCGAAACTATTAAAATTGATTCTACTAAGTGATAGATTTTTAGAAATTTTGTGATAAAAATCAATGTTTTTTTATCAAAATAATATTTTATATTCTCGATTAAATTTCATAAATTTGCAAAAATATATAGCAATTTTTATAAATTTAATAATCTAAAAATACTGGTATGAATTATCAATTAGATGAAATAGACAAAAAAATCTTAGATTTTTTAGTTGAAAATACAAGAATGCCTTTCACTGAAATCGCTAAACAGATGGATGTGTCTGCGGGTACTATTCACGTAAGAGTAAAGAAAATGGAAGATGCTGGGATTATCCTAGGTTCTTCTCTAAATATAGATTATGGTAAATTAGATTATCATTTTACTGCATTTATTGGAATTTTATTAACCAAATCAAACAGAACTCAAGAAGTTCTTAAAGAATTAGCGTCTATTCCAAATGTGGTAGAAGCTAGCGTAATTTCTGGAAAATATAACATCTTCTGCAAAGTAAGAGCTAAAAATACTGAAGATGCTAAAAGAATTATTTATCAAATAGATGATATTCAGGATGTTATGAGAACTGAATCTATGATTTCTATGGAAGAATATCTAAGTGATAAAAATAGATTAATTAATGCTATTTCTGTATAATAATTTATTATTTTCGCAAAGTATAAAGCTTTTGAATTTTCAAAAGCTTTTTTTATAAATTTAAAAAGAATGGAAGATAACTATTTTGATAAAAATCCTCAAAAAACCACTTTTTTTTATGTTGCCATTTTCTTCTTGGTAGCATTATCTTTTTTAGGAATAGGAGTAGATCTTACAGAGTATTCTCAGAGAACAGACATTAACATTCCAGTTTGGTACTTTTATATGATTTTTACCATAGATGCTATTGGTCTTTTATCAATAGTAGGAATTTATTTTTATAGAAAAATAGGGGTATTCTTATTCCCAATAGCAATTTTGCTACATTTTTTCATGCATGAATTTTATCTTTCTACTATGCTTTATTCTGATTTATTTACTTTATTCTCTTATGTGGCGTTAGGACTATTAGCAATCATACCAAAATGGAATTTTTTCAAATAAGATAAAAAAATCCGAATAAATTACTTAACTTTGATGAAGTAATGATGATTAAAATGAATAAAAATGTTTTCTAAAGCTTGTGAATACGCTATAAAATCTGTGATTTTCATAGCACAAGAAGCTCTTGCTGGTAAAAAAACCAATGTAAAACAAATCGCTGAAGCTACGAATGCTCCAGAAGCTTTTGTTGCAAAAATTTTACAACCTCTTTCTAAAAAGGGAATATTGACGTCTAATAAAGGAAAACAAGGTGGTTTTTCGGTAGAATTAGACAAGATTGATAAGATTAAACTCATAGAAATCGTACTCGCTACAGATGGACCAGATATTTTAACAAGGTGTGCATTTGGTTTAGAAAAATGTACTTCAGAGAAACCGTGCCCTTTTCATGATAAATTCAAAGGAATAAGGGAAGAGTTAAGAGATTCTCTCAGTGAGATATCAGTCTATGATATGGCGCTTAAAACAGAACAAGGTATAGCCTTCTTAAAGAACTAGAGATAGTTCTTTTTTTATTTCTTAAATTTAATTCGGATAAATTTGTCCTGTTAAGATATTTTTGTAATTTTGTCTTGTCAAAAAAGAAAAGTTATGGAAATAAAAGACAAAACAATAGGCGGAATAGTAGCCGAAGATTTCAGAACAGCTGCTGTATTTAAAAAATACGGAATCGATTTTTGTTGCAAAGGAAATAGAAGTATAGAAGAAGTTTGTGCAGTGAAAAAGAAAAATCCAGAAGATATTTATGCAGATTTAGAAAGAGTAACGCAAAATGCAACTCAGAACATCGATTTTAAAACTTGGGATTTAGATTTATTATCAGATTATATCGAGAAAACGCACCACCGTTATGTAGAAGAAAAAACCATTTACTTGCTTCAGTTTTTAGATAAATTAAGAAGAGTAAAAGGCGATAGATATCCAGAGTTAATCGAGGTTCACGAATTGTTTAAACAATCTGCCGAAGATTTAGGTGCTCACATGAAAAAAGAAGAATTGGTGTTATTCCCATTCATTAGAAACATGGTAGAAGCAAAAAGAAGAGGCGTAGAATTGCCAAAAGCACATTTTGGCGCAGTAGAAAATCCAATTGAGATGATGAAGCATGAACATGAAAATGAAGGAGATCGTTTCGAAAAAATTGCCCAACTTTTAAATCAATATATACCACCTGCAGATGCATGTAATACGCATCAGGTTACTTATAAGATGCTTCAGGAATTCGAAGAAAATTTACATACTCATATCCATTTAGAGAATAATATTCTGTTTCCAAAAGCAATTGAGTTGCAAAAAGAATTGCAAAATTAAATTCACTTTAATTGTTTTTTTCAAAAAATAACCCTAGAATTTTTCTCTAGGGTTATTTTATATGGTATGATAAGTTAAATTATCTTGCTAAAACTCTTTTTACCGCTTTTACTACAGCTTCTGCATCTATTTCGTATTTGTGCATTAATTCTGCTGGAGTTCCACTTTCTCCGAAAGTATCATTTACGGCAACAAACTCTTGTGGAGTTGGTCTTTTTCTAGATAACATTCCTGCTACAGATTCACCTAAACCACCTAAGTAATTGTGCTCTTCTGCGGTAACAATTTTACCTGTTTTTTCTACAGATTTTAGAATAATTTCTTCATCTAAAGGTTTGATGGTGTGAATGTTAATCACTTCACAAGAAATACCTTCTTTTTCTAATTCTTCCGCAGCAAGAAGAGATTCCCAAACTAAGTGTCCAGTTGCTACAATCGTAACATCTTTTCCTTCTTGTAGTAAAATTCCTTTACCAATTTCGAAAGGCATATCTTCTGGAATGAAAACAGGAACTACAGGTCTACCAAATCTTAAATAAACAGGGCCTTCATATTCTGCAGCAGCTAGAGTAGCTTGTTTGGTTTGGTTATAGTCACAAGGATTGATTACGACCATTCCTGGTAACATTTTCATTTGACCGATATCTTCTAAAACTTGGTGAGTAGCACCATCTTCTCCTAAAGTTAAACCAGCGTGAGAAGCTGCGATTTTCACATTTTTATTAGAATAAGCGATAGATTGACGAACTTGGTCTAAAACTCTAGAAGTAGCAAAGTTAGCAAAAGTTCCTGCGAAAGGAATTTTACCAGCAGTAGCTAGACCAGCAGCAATACCCATCATATTTGCTTCTGCAATACCTGTTTGTACAAATCTTTCTGGAGCTTTTTCTATGAATTTCTCCATTTTTAGAGAACCGATTAAGTCTGCACAAAGTGCTACTACATTTGGATTTTTGTCTGCTAACTCAGCTAAACCTGCTCCAAAACCGCTTCTTGTATCTTTTTTTTCTGTGTATGTAAATTTCATGTGTATTAAATTTAGAAGAATTAATAATCTGCTTCGGTTTCTACATAAAGTTGAGAAAGTGCACTTTCTAACTGTGTATCATTCGGAGCTTTTCCGTGCCAAGCATGAGATCCCATCATAAAATCTACACCTTGTCCCATTTCTGTATGAAGAATGATGGCAACTGGTTTTCCGTTTCCTGTTTTAGATTTTGCATGTTCTAAAACTGCAATTACTGCTTCTAAATCGTTTCCGTTTTTCTCTTCTAAAACTTCCCAACCGAAAGCTCTTAATTTAGCGTTTAAATCTCCTAAAGATAATACATCATCTGTATCACCGTCGATTTGTCTTCCGTTATAATCTATTGTAGAAATTAGGTTGTCTACTTTTTTAGCTGCAGCAAACATTAATGCTTCCCAGATTTGTCCTTCTTGTAATTCTCCGTCTCCATGAAGGGTATATACTAAAGATGAATCTCCATCTAATTTTTTAGCTAAAGCTACCCCTATTCCTACAGATAAACCTTGACCAAGAGAGCCAGAACTCATTCTGATGCCTTCTAAATGTTCGTGTGTCGTAGGGTGTCCTTGCAATCTAGAATTTAATTTTCTAAAAGTAGAAAGTTCAGAAATTGGGAAAAATCCGTTTCTTGCTAATGTAGAATAGAAAACGGGAGAAATGTGACCGTTAGAAAGGTAGAAATGATCTTCGCCTTTTCCTTCCATAGAGAAAGGGAGTTTGTAGTTCATTACTTTGCCATAAAGTGCAGTAAAGTACTCTACACAGCCAAGACTACCTCCTGGGTGTCCTGAATTTACGGCGTGAACCATTCTTAAAATGTCTCTTCTGATTTGTGTTGTCTGAGCTTTTAACTCTTCAATAGATTTACTCATGATTTAAAAAATAAGTTTTGCAAATTTACTAAAATTAAGGGGCATGTAAGAACTAAAAATGAAAAGATTTCTTACTTTTTGAAATAAAAAAATTCGGCAATGATTTACCGAATTTTTTAAAATTTATTTCTTTCTCACTAACCATAGTCCTATAAAGGTGAGAAGTCCGTTTAGAATAATCAGTTCTACTCCAATTTTATAGTCACTGAAATTACTTACCACATAATTAATTAGATAAGTGAAAATTGGTGCGAGTATGGTTACTGATAGAATTGCATATTTTTTAGAAATCGTGTGCTTCGTAAAAATACCGAAAGCAAATAAGCCTAAAAGTGGACCATAAGTATAACCCGCTACTTCCATGATGAGGTAAACGATAGATTTATCATCAATCCATTTGAAAATCATAATGAGAAGGAAGAATACTACAGTGAAAATTAAGTGAATTTTCATTCTCAATGTTTTCTTTTGTTTTTCGGCTCTGGTAGTATCTTCGTTTAAGTTTAATAAATCTACACAGTAAGAACTCGTAACTGCGGTTAAAGCACCATCAGCAGACGGGAAAAGAGCAGAAGTAAGCCCGATAATGAAAATAACAGAAATAAACATAGGAAAATAACCTTGCAGAGAAAGTGCTGGGAATAAATCGTCTCCCATAATATTGTTAATATTTCCCGCAGCGTCTTTAAACCCAAAAATATTGGTAATATTTTCTTTACCATTGACTACATCTACCAATTG contains the following coding sequences:
- a CDS encoding DUF808 domain-containing protein, encoding MASGFFAILDDIAALMDDVAMTTKLATKKTAGILGDDLAVNAEKATGFLSSRELPVLWAITKGSFINKLIILPIIFLLNWLFPIAIKVILVIGGLYLAYEGVEKIIEYFFHKNDYKTEHEEALDVMDDPIAAEKAKVKSAITTDFILSLEIVIIALSSALDQPLLQQILTVTLVSIIATVGVYGIVALIVRMDDAGYKLQKKSKKEGGILFNLGQLLINMLPWVIKILGVVGTIALLLVAGGIFLHNVEYLHHLVEDLPTPAIVNEFGAGILGGIIMVLVITLVKKIISLFKK
- the tsaD gene encoding tRNA (adenosine(37)-N6)-threonylcarbamoyltransferase complex transferase subunit TsaD, giving the protein MNEPIILGIESSCDDTSAAIINGNKILSNIAANQTVHQEYGGVVPELASRAHQQNIIPVVEKSFTKANIQQKDISAIGFTRGPGLLGSLLVGTSFAKSLAMSLDVPLIEVNHLQAHILCHFIEDANPMPPKFPFLCLTVSGGHTMIVLVKDYFDMEIIGKTIDDAAGEAFDKIGKIMGLDYPAGPIIDKLAKLGNPDAFTFGKPKLENYDYSFSGIKTSVLYFLQKQLKENPNFIQENVENLCASVQKTIIDVLMKKLEKAAKDYDVKEVAIAGGVSANSGLREAMQNNVEKLGWNVYIPKFEYTTDNAAMIAMVAKLKFERGEFTDLRTSATARYDM
- a CDS encoding translocation/assembly module TamB domain-containing protein; this encodes MANLENNNSENNKPISEKVGEKITDVADGVKHTIEHPVEAAKETVAQAVEDVQKFSWWAKLFLWFAAIASFLILTFLIIINLPATKDYAASRALGFLEQDFGVKISKEKVEVNILGDVIIHGLRIKDDRNNDLIYARQFRADSDWLSILKIGKSRQLDFSTLTLSEAEVKVVTYKGDSIDNFDRFITKFDDGKPRDPKKPPFKLNSRVVILNSKISIINQNYEGDAGKWLQAENVNLIAPHLNIAGPDITARINNFSFKTKRWGKVHTLDTFSTDFSMSKEFLSLKDLTLYTDHSLLQGDLTFHLDKETKWQDFNNKVVWEMKMKRGSAVSGYDISYFATKWDNYTAINLSGEMNGPLNNFRLNDFLLSGENVNIYTPNTKFRNLLNGNFNIVTNNISTNFTYPALRAMVPSFVAGKMKNFADPFGRIQYKGAVDVTPKRVIAKGNAITTIGRATADIVLSDIDQQNPRYVGVLDVNDFNTSAITKNNAVGLISGRFDVDGRGFDVNTLTLRTKSNISKIDITGKTINNLYLDGTLDKKQYNGIITINDEEAKGKIIGKIDFSTPRFFADIKGNIDYLNLSYFGVQGNGKSVFSGNVEGKLAFKDLNDMNLDAQMNNVIFYAGDQKIDVPNGSVKAYFENGNRIVNADIPNVVKGNISGKYNLGDLGNMLQNGFDKILVGNPQRRLYKGQQFTYNFDVSQKLVNYFEPNLKIPEGAKIDGSYDGNTNDLVLNLNSSSLKYILTKKQEISQADRLLAQANPEYKLDENKVTKDSAMINNVIIRINTANPSEQIFANIGRVEYSKNVLRDVTLTGRNENNTLLHLAANFKHGTLQDEENESMKSYVININQGVDLNGDYVIKFEPTELKLNNFIWNVDTSPELNHSITYRKKTGDFLINNLRLYSDESELFVKESTYKDAKDFTANIDVKNVEISKILDLLPSQKGNLDLKGIANGNIQLKMSKTSFEPLIDLEIKDIFLSGKKVGDMVISADNSDQLNVFDINAKILSSEFLGKNQLEVKGTVDNNTASPTLDLTADLQEFNLGFVQAFVTNIFSNFRGKATGVVAINGPLNDINYGGDIALKDFGLKVNFNGVDYTFADATVLLQNGNILVTEPVKIKDGRNNSSGTLSLAQINLSNLSNIGANVLITSDNLMLLDTKQSDFDLFWGKIYGKGDLFVGFDNGKLSITAGKDTPTDSEAFQILNNSIFTLNSNTTSSVDEFKMLRFLKEDKTGVVSIDEGTRKGVNMDINILLSVNKGSTVSVLVGDDIGDIVVRGNSDKLKFVMKPNGRISLDGTYSVDNGTYISKAILEKTFQIDKFSSISWDGDPFNPALNITANYFRTVSNATEYLGVGNLPPINVMLQTKITQNLKNPKIEFDVQAPDVSSQVKEALTVRMSNNDEKTLQFGSVLLLNNFNTSSTGGFGNINIGNVGSDLGYNLVLKQLGNVINTISEQFQIDLNYIKGDQASNTVDRANIGGNFILSPRVTLKTGFGIPVAKTDNMSGNYLSGEGIIEYDVSKKNDGSLILRAYSKPSNLGLGNTFTSTANQTYGAGVVYSKSFNNLFKKKNKSKDSLKNSNKNKPETIKIDSTK
- a CDS encoding Lrp/AsnC family transcriptional regulator, with the protein product MNYQLDEIDKKILDFLVENTRMPFTEIAKQMDVSAGTIHVRVKKMEDAGIILGSSLNIDYGKLDYHFTAFIGILLTKSNRTQEVLKELASIPNVVEASVISGKYNIFCKVRAKNTEDAKRIIYQIDDIQDVMRTESMISMEEYLSDKNRLINAISV
- a CDS encoding RrF2 family transcriptional regulator — protein: MFSKACEYAIKSVIFIAQEALAGKKTNVKQIAEATNAPEAFVAKILQPLSKKGILTSNKGKQGGFSVELDKIDKIKLIEIVLATDGPDILTRCAFGLEKCTSEKPCPFHDKFKGIREELRDSLSEISVYDMALKTEQGIAFLKN
- the ric gene encoding iron-sulfur cluster repair di-iron protein; protein product: MEIKDKTIGGIVAEDFRTAAVFKKYGIDFCCKGNRSIEEVCAVKKKNPEDIYADLERVTQNATQNIDFKTWDLDLLSDYIEKTHHRYVEEKTIYLLQFLDKLRRVKGDRYPELIEVHELFKQSAEDLGAHMKKEELVLFPFIRNMVEAKRRGVELPKAHFGAVENPIEMMKHEHENEGDRFEKIAQLLNQYIPPADACNTHQVTYKMLQEFEENLHTHIHLENNILFPKAIELQKELQN
- a CDS encoding transketolase family protein → MKFTYTEKKDTRSGFGAGLAELADKNPNVVALCADLIGSLKMEKFIEKAPERFVQTGIAEANMMGIAAGLATAGKIPFAGTFANFATSRVLDQVRQSIAYSNKNVKIAASHAGLTLGEDGATHQVLEDIGQMKMLPGMVVINPCDYNQTKQATLAAAEYEGPVYLRFGRPVVPVFIPEDMPFEIGKGILLQEGKDVTIVATGHLVWESLLAAEELEKEGISCEVINIHTIKPLDEEIILKSVEKTGKIVTAEEHNYLGGLGESVAGMLSRKRPTPQEFVAVNDTFGESGTPAELMHKYEIDAEAVVKAVKRVLAR
- a CDS encoding transketolase, encoding MSKSIEELKAQTTQIRRDILRMVHAVNSGHPGGSLGCVEYFTALYGKVMNYKLPFSMEGKGEDHFYLSNGHISPVFYSTLARNGFFPISELSTFRKLNSRLQGHPTTHEHLEGIRMSSGSLGQGLSVGIGVALAKKLDGDSSLVYTLHGDGELQEGQIWEALMFAAAKKVDNLISTIDYNGRQIDGDTDDVLSLGDLNAKLRAFGWEVLEEKNGNDLEAVIAVLEHAKSKTGNGKPVAIILHTEMGQGVDFMMGSHAWHGKAPNDTQLESALSQLYVETEADY